The genomic segment AAAAATTTCTTACAATAAATTCCAAAACGTCGTTTGTGGCCATTTCCCTCACTTCATTTCGTTCTCCTGCATACACGCGTTTCCAAGTTTTTACTTCATTTTCGTGACATACGGAAAACCACACGGTTCCCACAGGCTTTTCCTTTGTTCCACCTGTTGGGCCCGCTATACCCGTTATTGACACACCCACATCTGTACCAAAAATATCTTTCACATTTTTTGCCATCTCTTCCGCACACTCTTGCGAAACAGCACCATATTCTTCCAAAATTCGGTGAGAAACTCCAAGCGCTTTTTCTTTTGCTTCGTTTGAATAAACGATCACGCCACCTTTCAATATTGCCGATGAACCGGGAACGTTAACTATTTTACTTGCCAACATTCCAGCAGTCATAGATTCAGCCGTGGAAATCGTCAAATGCTTTTTCAAGAAGAGATTGTAAAACTCTTCTTCAAGCGTTTCTTCTTTTTTTCCAACACATTCAGGTGGAAATCTTTTTAATATTTCATTTTTCATCTTGTCTATCATTTTTCTGGCAGATAATTCGTCTCTTGCCTTAGCGGTTATGGAAATTTCTATCCATCCTTTTTTCAAAAAAGTGGCAACGGTTGGGTTTTTAGATAGGGTAAGATCGTGTACGATTTCTTCCACTTCTGATTCTCTCATGCCATATATTTTTACAGTTTCATTCAATATGCAAGCTTTTCCCAATTTTCTCAAAAATTCTTCCAGCCCGCTCTTTAATATGGATTTCAATTCAGATGGCGGCCCGGGCAGAAGTATTAAATATTTCTTATCAATCGGGATCACGATACCGGGTGCGACTCCCACGGTATTCTCAAATAAAAGCGCTCCCTTTGGCATATGAGAAAATGAGTCCACGATTCTCTGCGAATGAACATTCCTTTCTTTGAGAAATTTCTCTATTTTCTCATTTTTTTCAAGTGGGATACCGGTTGCAAGGGAAGCAGCTTGTTTAGAAACATCATCATCCGTTCCTCCCAATCCACCAGTTGAAATGACCACATCGGCTCTTTTTAACGCTTCAGAGTACGCTTCCGATACTCTTTCAATGTTATCACCTACTGTGGTGTATCTGTAAACATCTATTCCACATTTTGCCAGAACTTCGCAAAGAATTCTTGCATCCTCGTTGCAATTCTTTCCCAAAAGCAATTCTGTTCCAGTGGAAACTATTTCAGCGTTCACTTCAACAATCCCTTCTTTTCAGCTCTAAGGAAAGCCGCGATGGTTTTTGAATCAACGATATCATTGTCGTTTATCATTTTTTCGACTTCTTCCTTGGAGAAGTATTCTATCTCCACGAATTCATCTTCGTCCAAACTTTGCTCTCCTTTTTCCAGATCACTCGCGAGGAAAAGATATATTTTTTCATCGGAAAATCCCGGAGTGGTATATATGTAACCAAGTTCTTCCCATTTTTTAGCGATTAATCCCGTTTCTTCCTTCAACTCTCTTTTTGCACATTTAAACGGATCCTCATCATTATCAAGCTTTCCGGCTGGAATTTCCCACAAGATTTTGTCAATTGGATAGCGATACTGCCTCTCTAAAATTAAAAAGCCTTTTTCATCAACAACCAACACGGCTGATGCGCCGGGATGACGCACGACTTCTCTTGTGGATGTGTGTGAATTCGGCAATTTCACTTCATCAACGTAGAGTTTTATCATTCTTCCGTTGAATTTCAAAGATGAGCTGAGTTTTTTCTCTCTTAATTCCATGTTGTCCTCCTTATTCCTCT from the Mesoaciditoga lauensis cd-1655R = DSM 25116 genome contains:
- a CDS encoding competence/damage-inducible protein A, whose product is MNAEIVSTGTELLLGKNCNEDARILCEVLAKCGIDVYRYTTVGDNIERVSEAYSEALKRADVVISTGGLGGTDDDVSKQAASLATGIPLEKNEKIEKFLKERNVHSQRIVDSFSHMPKGALLFENTVGVAPGIVIPIDKKYLILLPGPPSELKSILKSGLEEFLRKLGKACILNETVKIYGMRESEVEEIVHDLTLSKNPTVATFLKKGWIEISITAKARDELSARKMIDKMKNEILKRFPPECVGKKEETLEEEFYNLFLKKHLTISTAESMTAGMLASKIVNVPGSSAILKGGVIVYSNEAKEKALGVSHRILEEYGAVSQECAEEMAKNVKDIFGTDVGVSITGIAGPTGGTKEKPVGTVWFSVCHENEVKTWKRVYAGERNEVREMATNDVLEFIVRNFWENT
- a CDS encoding NUDIX domain-containing protein, whose protein sequence is MELREKKLSSSLKFNGRMIKLYVDEVKLPNSHTSTREVVRHPGASAVLVVDEKGFLILERQYRYPIDKILWEIPAGKLDNDEDPFKCAKRELKEETGLIAKKWEELGYIYTTPGFSDEKIYLFLASDLEKGEQSLDEDEFVEIEYFSKEEVEKMINDNDIVDSKTIAAFLRAEKKGLLK